Genomic window (Heliomicrobium undosum):
TTAACGCTTCGGCGACAGCAACGACGGTCGTTCCCTGAGGGAATTCCCGGACAGCCCCGTCTTTCAGGGTCACTTTCACGATATTGCTCAAGATGTGCGTCCTCCTTAAATACAGTGAAGCCTCTCGCCCCATTTCGGGACGAGAGGCGGTGAGTCCGTCTCTTGGCTTCAGTTTAATCGTCGAAGAATGGCTTGTCAACTTTCGGGAACGCTGCTCACCTGCCGATGCCCGGCTCCTTATGTTTGCATCTTCTTCGGCGCCCTCAGCGGTGTGAAAGGCTGGCATTGTTCACAGCCGGGACAGCGGTGCAACCGATCGCCGAAGACAGCCTGGATGGTGCTCAAGGTCTCACTGACTGGCTTCTCCTCCCGTGAGTGAAGGACCACCTGCACCGGCGCCACCGTCACCAGCGCGCTGATCAACAGGTCCTCAAAGCTGATCTCTTCATGTTCCAGGTAGTCACGGCTGAGTCCGTCGACCACCTCGTTGTTGACCGGGTTTCCCCCTTCGTCTAGCAGTTGGAACCCTCCGGGGCGGAGGTAGACATGGACGACCTGAACGCGCGATTCCTGGATCTCCAGAAAGTAGCGCAGCAGGCGGATAAACTCGTTGTATTCCTTTTCCATCATATATTCGTCAACGGCGCTGTCGACGGCGTCAGCGACCGCCTGAAGATAGTCCTGCAAACGGAAGCGAAGAAACCCATCCACATGAATCCGACCGTAATCGACCAGCACCTCCACCAGGCGTTCCAGGATGCGCTGGTTGCGACCGATGCGGTACATGATGTATTCTTTCGACACTTCTTCCTTGCGCTTCAGGATATGGGCTGCTTTGTCGCTAATCTGCCTGCGTTCCTGATCATTAAAATGCGGGTGATCGGCCCGCAGCCGTTTCTGAATCAGTTCCCGTTCCCAAACTTCCAAGATCCACTCCATCAGCACTCTGGCCCCGAACTGTCGCAGGATCAAGGTCATCTCGTCCAAAGATTCCCCCGCAGGGTGATCCTCTAAAAAGCAGGTCAGTTGGTGAACCCCGTTGGACCGTTCCTGACGCATGCTGAGCCGCCAACCTTCCCCCGCCAGCGCCCGGATCTCCTGCGTGAGCCGGTGATTCAGGCCGTCCAGATTGCGGCTCGCCCCGATGGATAAAATGGCTGACAAGGAGTTCACCCCCTTCATGCTGTAGTATATGTGCCGCATTTTCAGAGTATACAGTTTGTGAAATCGGGGGAATAGGCTTTCCTGCATCGAGGGAATCTTAACGGTGACCGTAGAAAGGGGCGAGGGCATGCAGCGATTACTCTGGTTACTGATCATCGCCTTTTTGCTTATCACCGGGATCACCTCCTGTTCCCCCCAGCGCCGCCCGGCGGAAACGCAGTCACCGCAACAGGGGCAACAACAAGGGAAGCAGGGGCAACAGGGACAGCAAGGCAAGGAGAAGCCCGATTATCAGGATATGAAGACGATGATGATCGACATCATCAAGACCGACGAGTACCAGCAACGGCTGGCCCGCATGATCCGCGACCCGGAATTTCAGGCCATGGTGCTCTCTCAGGATCCGAAGTTCCAGAAGACGCTACAAGAGATGCTCCGCGACTCCAAGTTTCAGGAGAACCTGGCCCTGGTCATGAAGGAAAAAGAGGTCCGCAAGTCTATCAAAGAAACCGTCAAGGAAAGCATGGACGATCCGGAGATCAAGAAAAAAATCCAGGCAGCAGCGAAACCCCAGGAGGGTAGCAAAGGCGGCGGCGGTGAAAGCGGCGGCAAGGAGGCCGGTCAGGGCGGCGGCGGGGGCGGCGGCGGAGAGTAACCGTCTCGAGACGCGTCTGCGAGCATACAACTCGAAACCGGCAAAACCATCAGGCATAAGGAAAATCGCCCCCGAATTCAGGTAAAAGAAAGCGAAGATTTCCGTCAAAATAACGGAAACCTTCGCTTTCTTCGCATCCATAAAAACCAACCATTGGGGATAAACTACCACTAGGGGTTATAACTTGACGGCGAGCCCGCCTACGGGTGACGCCAACCGGAAAGGAGGATACCTTGCATGTTGTTTCGGGGACAACAAGGGCTCCTTCCCCTCGAACAGGTGATCCAGGCTTTTCAACGCTTCTCTGGCGAATACCCGGACGCGCGCATGTTCCTCTGGATCGGCACAGACAGCCAGTCCCACGGCAACACCACCCGCGTCGTCACGTCGATCACGGGCTACCGGGAACGCAAAGGCGCCCGTTCCTATCAATATACACAGGTGATCAACCGCCGTCTTCCCCTCGGTGAAAAGTTGGATTTCGAAACCCACATGTCCATCGAGGTGATCGGGAAACTGCGGCAAGCCCTCAACAGTCGCCTGCTCTGTTGGGAACTGGAGCTACATATCGACGGCGGCGAGAACGGGCTCAGCCGCCTGCACCTGCCTCGGGTGGTCGGTTGGGCCGAGAGCCTCGCACCGGTCTATCAATACGCCGTGCGAACGAAACCCTTCGCCGTCGGCGCCACTCGCGTCGCTGATCGCTATTCGAAGTAATATATCAACCGCCCGCGCTGGCCCGCAACGCCCCGCGCATTTCCCGGAGCGTGCCGTCGATCTGCGTGAAAATCCTTTCCAGTTCAAGCTCGTCATACCCGAAAGATTCCGGTTCCACCAGTTCTGGTTCGTGGAATTCGTCCCACTCGATTTCCGGGTAGTGATAGGTGACGGCCAACCGGCCCACAACCCGGTAATTGACCTTGAAGTAAAAGGAGAGGTTTTCCAGTTCCGCGTTTTGGGGGTCCCAGTCGGAAGCAACCTGGACGCTCAGCCCGTCACCCAGTTTGGCCTTCAGCAGGGTGACGGCGCCCACATTCAGGTTTGCCGGGCAGACCGTCAGGTGTTCGCCCATGAGAACGGACGCTTTCTGCAGCCGCGTCAGCAGGGGCGTCTGAATTTTTTCCCCATAAAACTGTTGAAACTTTCGGTTGAGATGGCCTGCCTCCTCCAGTTCCCGTTGCTGGCGGCTGTTCTCTACCGCCGGCGCCAGTTCCCAGCGCAGGATGGGCAGCACCAGCGAGTAACAGACGTTGCATAGCCGGACAGGATCGGAGATCGATTGGACATGATCGATGCGGGGCAGGATGGCCCGCACCTCTTCATGGAGCAGGAAGGGCGCCTTGCAACAGGAACAACGGGCCAGTTCCTGCGGGCGCAGGCTCTGGGGGTGCATCCCGCGACGGCCCAACTGAAAGCTCAATTCGAGGATGGTCATCGTCTCAAAGTGATGGGCAGGGTCAACGGCCAGGCTTTTGGACATGGGGGCTTCCAGGCGTCGCAGGATGCCTGCCAGGTGACGCGCATAGGCGCGGATCTGGTCTGTCTCCAAATCCTTCGAAACGGCCTGGCGCATGACCATCATCTTCTCATCGGCCTTGTTCGTCTCTTCGGCGATCAGCCGCAGGTTTTCGGCGATGTGGGCGGGAACCTCCAGGCCGTATTTATACATCATGGAGTGTTGCAAAACGGCCCAGAAGTGCTGGCCCACTGTCCGCACCTGGATCTCGGCGAAGAGGGAGACAGCGCCGTCAGCCGTGTACATATCGTACTCGACGATTAAGTGATGGCTCCGGTAACCGCTCGGCTTTGCGGAGCGGATAAAGTCCTTTTCATTGACCAGGCGCAGGTCGCGGCGATTTTTGAGAATCGACACCACCCGCGCGATGTCGTCAAGGTGTTGCACGATCACCCGCAAGCCGGCGATGTCTTTTATGTGGTTGTTGATTTCCCCGTTGACGGGCCAACCGTAGCGGCGCGCCTTTTCGATCAGGCTTTTTGCTTTTTTCGTACGGCTCTCGATGAAGAGGATGACGGGCCGCCCGTATTTCGCTTCCAGGGGCGCCCGGAGCGATTCGAGCTTGACGCGCAGTTCCACTTCCATCTGCCGGTACGTGACCAGCATGTTATCCAACTCGGCAACGGATAGTTCCACCGGCAATCACCTCAACAGCCCCCGGCGGCCGATTTGCTTTCTCCGAACAAAACGCTGTCGTACCTACTTTTTATTCGCCAATTCTCATCGTCGTTCCTTCACAAACTCTGATTATACTAGTATACAGCGTGAGAATCACGCTGATGACCACTCCCCGCCGTCCTGTTTCGGCTTTTCGCTTTCAGCGGCTCCCAACGTCCCGCCCCCGCAGGAAGAGCGGTCGTCGTCCCGGCGTCAGCAGATAACCGGCGCTGAATAGCAGCAAAGCCGAAAGGATCACCCAAAAGGCCAGGTAGATGAAATAGGGATCGGGAAGCTGCATCCCCGGCGCCCCCCAGCGTTCAGGTGGTTGGAAGAGCCGAAAGACGATCGGGATTGGGTTGATCGATTGAAGGAAGTGGGGCAACAGCGGCGGTCTCGCCGGCAGGGACGGAGTGAACTCGGCCGTTGTTCGCAGCGCTTGCATGTAAAAGCGTTCCGCCAAGGCCCCAGCGATCAACGTTCCCGCTGTATAGGCGAAGAGGACACCGTACGCGGTCGTCGTGGCCATGCTGGTCCGGCGGATCACGGTCGAAGTCAAGATCCCGAGGCTGCCGAAACCCATGATGGTGACCAGGAAAAAAAGCAGCATCCTGCCGATTTCCCCTGGTGATACGCCGCCGTAGAGGAAGACGACCGAATAGACCGGCAAGGCCGCCAGGATGAGCAGGATGATAAAGGCGATGGCTGACAGGAACTTGTTGACGACGATGCCGAAGGGGGTCAGTTGTGTCGTCAGCAACAGATTGAGGGTCTGCCGTTCCCTCTCACCGCTGATCGCGCCGGCCGTGAGCCCGGGCGTGATCAGCGCCACCATGGCCAACTGCGCCGCCGCCAGCAGGGTAAAGAAGTCCCGGCTCCTTCTAGGGTTGAAGTAGCCGTCGCCGCTTGTTTCCAGGTGGATCACAGCAAGGACGATCCCCCCCATCAGCACCAGATAGAGGGCGATCACCCAGGGCGTCCGCCTGGCGCGCATCCGTTCCGCCAGTTCCTTGGCGAGCAACGGCGAGAGCCCCTTGAGTCGAGTGATCATCCTTCCGCCTCCCCTGTGATCTCCATAAATATGGCCTCCAGGTTGCTGCCTGCCTCGGCGAAGCTCAGAACCGGCAGGCCCTTTTCAATGAGACCGCGCAGGACCTCCGCCTGGACATCGTCGCCGCCGTCAATGGCCACGATCCACTCATCCTTATCAGCCGTCACGCCGACAACGGCCGGGTGGGAGCGCAATTGCTCCCCAACCGGCGACGGTTCCACCTGGCCTTTCAGGCGGATGCGGATGCTCCGTCGCCCCTGCACCCGCGATCGGATGGCGGCGACGCTCCCCCGGGCGACCAATCTGCCCTTGTCCAGGATGCCGATATCGTCACACATCTCAGCCAATTCGGGGAGAATGTGTGAGCTGATCAGCACCGTTTTCCCCATCTCCCGCAGCCTTTTCAAGATTTCCCGCAGCTCCACGCGGGCGCGCGGATCCAGCCCGGAGGCGGGCTCATCGAGGATGAGCGCCGGCGGGTCATGGACGAGGCAGCGTGCTAATCCCAGCCGCTGTTTCATCCCCCGCGACAGGCTGTCTACATAGACGTCTGCCTTATCGGCCAGATCGACCAGGGTAAGGAGTCGGGTCGTTATCCCCGGTCGCTCGACCGGCGGGATCCCTTGACAGGCAGCGTAAAAGTCGAGATATTCCGCTGCCTTCAGGTTGTCGTAGACCCCGAAAAAGTCGGGCATGTAGCCGATTCGCCGCCGGGCCTCCCGGGGCTGCCGGACCACGTCAAAGCCGTCGATGAATGCTTGGCCTGAGGTTGGACGCAGCAGTGTGGCCAGGATCAGCATGGTTGTCGACTTGCCGGCCCCGTTGGGCCCGACGAAACCGAAGATGGTTCCCTCGCCGATTTCCAGGTTGAGATCTTTCACAGCCTGCACCGAGCCAAAGGCCATGTTGATGTCGACGAGCCGGATCATGGCGCCATCCTCCCTTCCACGAACAAATGCGGAAGGCCGATGAATTTCTGCAGCAACGCCGGGTCTTCATGGGAGAAACGGAACCTCAGCCGCCCTTCCGGCGAAAGGAAATATGGCAGCGCCTCACGGTCCAGACAGTCATTGGAGGCCACCTTGTCCCATTCGGCGAAACCGTTCCTGTGCCAGTCATAGATTTCTTTTTTGAACACAAAGGACGGCTCATGGGTCCAGAAGTCGACGCGGATCCGGGTCGGCGTAAAGTGACCGTTCTGTTTGAAGAAGCTGCTTGATTCCGGTTCCGTTATCATATAGTCCAGGATGATGGGGCTGTCAGCCACAAGGAAACCGTTTGCCCCCCTATCCGCTTCTGTCACCCCGTTCACTGTTTTCGCCGTAAAAGCACCGGCGGCGTAAAGCATGCTTCCGTCCGGCCCCGGAGCAAGATCGAGGGTTGAATGAACAAGCCCCAGGTGGACAGCCCTTAAGGGATGGCCGGGGATCTCATAATCGACAACAGGGTCATCGGTCCAACCGAAAAATTCGACTTCCCCGGAGGGTAATACGGGGCCGCCTTGAAAAAAGGAACCCAATATGTCTCTCTCCCGGCTCGCTCGGTTCGTTCGAGTCGCTGCGAGCGCCGGATCGGGATCGCCGGGAAGCAGTTTCTCCAAGGGAATCAGGCTCGCCGGTCCCATGAACGTGGTGACCTGCCGCACCGGCTCGTTGCCGATGAGCACATCCACTGGAACGGCCTCTCCCGGCGGAAGGTCGCCCAAGGGGATCACCTCGGCGCCGTAGAGGAGCCGGGCGTCCCGGATGGCGTAAGGGGTCTGGTTGATGACCGTTCCGGCCATTTTGCCGTCCTCATAGACCAGCCGAGACGCAATGCGGCCTCTTTCGGCGGTCTGCTGGAACAAGGCTTTGCGCAGCGACCAGAATTCCACATCTCGAAATTCCAGGGACATCGAATCACCATCGCCAGAGAGGTGGACCTGCTGGTGATCGGGGTGGCTGAAATCGGGCATCTCAAGCGGCCGGGGGATCTCCCCGCCTTTGGCCTGCAACCGGTATGTTCCGCCTTCGGGAACGAACAAGGCGGCCCCGGTGGTGATATCGGCCCAGCGATCATGCAGTTCGACGACAGAAAGATTTTGAACCAGCGTTCCGCCCATCCTGTCCTTCGCGCCGAACAGGAAGAGCCCGCCGCCGAAGAGGACGGCGGCTACCGGTATGGCCAGCCAGTTCCACTCTCGCTGGCCCCATCGCCCCATGACGTGGTAGAGGATTGGGCCGGCGATCAGGATGTATGCGCCCAACAAGGCCGCCAAGACGCCGATGGGCGGCGTCTTAAAGGCGGGGATGCGTTCCGCCGCCATAGCAAGGGACTGCCAAAAGTCGATGCCGCGGGGGCCGCCGTTCAGGCCCTCGGCCCTTTCGCCATCGATGAGCGGCAACAGCAGACGGCTCCACAACGGGCTGTTGCCCGGCCAGTGGGCCACCGGCCCTTCCGCCAGGTCATAGGCGCAGAAGAGCACCTTTCCGTCGCCGACAGGACGCAGGGCGATGATGGGGATCCCCTTTTCCTCTACAATGATTCTCCCGCCGGCGAGCTTGCCCATCGCCACCGTGAGCGGGCCGGAAGGAACGTTTTCCACGCCGGCTTTCTCGGCCAGTTTCCTCAACCCGTTCCACCGGGTCTCACCGTGAACAGATACGGGAGATAGGTCGAGCCAGGGCGCCGCGGAACGCCGGTAGCCGGCGCCGCCGCCGAGGATGAGGATGCCGCCGTTCTCCACCCATCCCGTGATCGCTTCTGTCTGGA
Coding sequences:
- the ytxC gene encoding putative sporulation protein YtxC, with translation MSAILSIGASRNLDGLNHRLTQEIRALAGEGWRLSMRQERSNGVHQLTCFLEDHPAGESLDEMTLILRQFGARVLMEWILEVWERELIQKRLRADHPHFNDQERRQISDKAAHILKRKEEVSKEYIMYRIGRNQRILERLVEVLVDYGRIHVDGFLRFRLQDYLQAVADAVDSAVDEYMMEKEYNEFIRLLRYFLEIQESRVQVVHVYLRPGGFQLLDEGGNPVNNEVVDGLSRDYLEHEEISFEDLLISALVTVAPVQVVLHSREEKPVSETLSTIQAVFGDRLHRCPGCEQCQPFTPLRAPKKMQT
- a CDS encoding GerD family protein, giving the protein MTVERGEGMQRLLWLLIIAFLLITGITSCSPQRRPAETQSPQQGQQQGKQGQQGQQGKEKPDYQDMKTMMIDIIKTDEYQQRLARMIRDPEFQAMVLSQDPKFQKTLQEMLRDSKFQENLALVMKEKEVRKSIKETVKESMDDPEIKKKIQAAAKPQEGSKGGGGESGGKEAGQGGGGGGGGE
- a CDS encoding ribonuclease H-like YkuK family protein translates to MLFRGQQGLLPLEQVIQAFQRFSGEYPDARMFLWIGTDSQSHGNTTRVVTSITGYRERKGARSYQYTQVINRRLPLGEKLDFETHMSIEVIGKLRQALNSRLLCWELELHIDGGENGLSRLHLPRVVGWAESLAPVYQYAVRTKPFAVGATRVADRYSK
- a CDS encoding GTP pyrophosphokinase; its protein translation is MELSVAELDNMLVTYRQMEVELRVKLESLRAPLEAKYGRPVILFIESRTKKAKSLIEKARRYGWPVNGEINNHIKDIAGLRVIVQHLDDIARVVSILKNRRDLRLVNEKDFIRSAKPSGYRSHHLIVEYDMYTADGAVSLFAEIQVRTVGQHFWAVLQHSMMYKYGLEVPAHIAENLRLIAEETNKADEKMMVMRQAVSKDLETDQIRAYARHLAGILRRLEAPMSKSLAVDPAHHFETMTILELSFQLGRRGMHPQSLRPQELARCSCCKAPFLLHEEVRAILPRIDHVQSISDPVRLCNVCYSLVLPILRWELAPAVENSRQQRELEEAGHLNRKFQQFYGEKIQTPLLTRLQKASVLMGEHLTVCPANLNVGAVTLLKAKLGDGLSVQVASDWDPQNAELENLSFYFKVNYRVVGRLAVTYHYPEIEWDEFHEPELVEPESFGYDELELERIFTQIDGTLREMRGALRASAGG
- a CDS encoding ABC transporter permease; protein product: MITRLKGLSPLLAKELAERMRARRTPWVIALYLVLMGGIVLAVIHLETSGDGYFNPRRSRDFFTLLAAAQLAMVALITPGLTAGAISGERERQTLNLLLTTQLTPFGIVVNKFLSAIAFIILLILAALPVYSVVFLYGGVSPGEIGRMLLFFLVTIMGFGSLGILTSTVIRRTSMATTTAYGVLFAYTAGTLIAGALAERFYMQALRTTAEFTPSLPARPPLLPHFLQSINPIPIVFRLFQPPERWGAPGMQLPDPYFIYLAFWVILSALLLFSAGYLLTPGRRPLFLRGRDVGSR
- a CDS encoding ABC transporter ATP-binding protein, whose translation is MIRLVDINMAFGSVQAVKDLNLEIGEGTIFGFVGPNGAGKSTTMLILATLLRPTSGQAFIDGFDVVRQPREARRRIGYMPDFFGVYDNLKAAEYLDFYAACQGIPPVERPGITTRLLTLVDLADKADVYVDSLSRGMKQRLGLARCLVHDPPALILDEPASGLDPRARVELREILKRLREMGKTVLISSHILPELAEMCDDIGILDKGRLVARGSVAAIRSRVQGRRSIRIRLKGQVEPSPVGEQLRSHPAVVGVTADKDEWIVAIDGGDDVQAEVLRGLIEKGLPVLSFAEAGSNLEAIFMEITGEAEG
- a CDS encoding DUF7408 domain-containing protein; its protein translation is MLREQRNGMCASLARFAAVTALLSVLFPAAMMPAAAAPMAATAAPAPTVPVQAGTVVAEPVRLHVVPGYGGDYKPYHLIPIRVKVSNNGAPLKGLLRLAMKDTQPQVGYHVLPVSLDAGETKTYTLFGSEQISMPNIVVRLESDEGLLIAEEKVGGRGLNTGDKLIGVLSEQATTADFLGSLRRENAQSLHRVQHLSEADIPETAQSLKMLDVLVINGFPAEKLSAVQTEAITGWVENGGILILGGGAGYRRSAAPWLDLSPVSVHGETRWNGLRKLAEKAGVENVPSGPLTVAMGKLAGGRIIVEEKGIPIIALRPVGDGKVLFCAYDLAEGPVAHWPGNSPLWSRLLLPLIDGERAEGLNGGPRGIDFWQSLAMAAERIPAFKTPPIGVLAALLGAYILIAGPILYHVMGRWGQREWNWLAIPVAAVLFGGGLFLFGAKDRMGGTLVQNLSVVELHDRWADITTGAALFVPEGGTYRLQAKGGEIPRPLEMPDFSHPDHQQVHLSGDGDSMSLEFRDVEFWSLRKALFQQTAERGRIASRLVYEDGKMAGTVINQTPYAIRDARLLYGAEVIPLGDLPPGEAVPVDVLIGNEPVRQVTTFMGPASLIPLEKLLPGDPDPALAATRTNRASRERDILGSFFQGGPVLPSGEVEFFGWTDDPVVDYEIPGHPLRAVHLGLVHSTLDLAPGPDGSMLYAAGAFTAKTVNGVTEADRGANGFLVADSPIILDYMITEPESSSFFKQNGHFTPTRIRVDFWTHEPSFVFKKEIYDWHRNGFAEWDKVASNDCLDREALPYFLSPEGRLRFRFSHEDPALLQKFIGLPHLFVEGRMAP